In Vicia villosa cultivar HV-30 ecotype Madison, WI linkage group LG7, Vvil1.0, whole genome shotgun sequence, the DNA window GCCGAAAGATTTTGTTGGGGGTGGCGTCTGCTTTGGCTTACTTGCATCAAGAGTGTGAAAATCAGGTAATTCATAGAGATATTAAGACTAGTAATATTATGTTAGATGAAGGGTTTAACGCGCGTTTGGGTGATTTCGGATTAGCTAGACAAACTGAGCATGACAAGTCTCCGGATGCCACGGTGGCTGCGGGAACAATGGGGTATCTAGCACCCGAGTATCTCCTTACAGGTAAAGCCACTGAGAAAACCGACGTTTTTAGTTATGGTGCTGTGGTTCTTGAGGTTGCAAGTGGGAGGAGACCCATAGAGAAAGATGCTGCAGGTGTTGGAAAAGTTGGAGTGAGTAGCAATTTGGTGGAATGGGTTTGGAGTTTACACAGGGAAGGAAGGTTACTGATGGCGGCTGATCCAAGGCTCGAGGGAAGGTTTGATGAAGCGGAGATGAGAAGAGTGCTCTTGGTTGGGCTTGCTTGCTCACACCCTGATTGTTTGTCTAGACCAACAATGAGAGGTGTGGTTCAAATGCTAGGGGGTGAAACTGAAGTGCCAATTGTCCCGAGAACAAAGCCTTCTACCGGTCTCAATATTTCACACTCTCGCCTCTTAATAAGCTTGCAAGATAGTGTATCTGACTTTGGTGATGGTATAATCTCCATTTCTACTTCCACGTCCGAGAACAGCTTCAATGGCGGAGATATAGTTTGATGGAGATTTTCGGTTGGACAAGGCCATTTTTAATTATTGACTCAGTGTAAATAGAGATAGAGATATATGTATTCATTTGTTCATGTATGTAAAGTAAATGTCAATAACATGCAATTAAGGACCTCGAGAAAGAAATTTTGGAGTTTATGCAATTCTGTCTCTGATTTACACATTTTGGCACAAACTGACTCAAGTGGTTCATTCATATGATGCTCTGAGCAATGCAAGGTGTTAGTATGGAACGTTACTGGCACAATCCGGAAAGGGTTATGGAAATTTTGCTTAGATCATTGTTCTAGTTCTAATGGATGCCCCCTTGTATAAGGCAAGTTTGAATTAAGCTATTGATGTTAAACAAGCTTTCTGTTGACAATGTTAATTATGTTACCCTGGTATAATAAAGATGACATTTTTCCAAAGCCTTCTCATTTGCCCTTTCCATGGCTTTCCAAGTTTCTGTATATTCATTGTAGATAATTGTACATACCAATAATTTGTCGATATTTAATATGCTAAATGAGTAAGTTTAGTTTAAATACCTTATACTCATCTCCTTGGCAAACTTATGCTATTACAAACATCTTGTTCGATATCTACTGTTTAGATGTCAACCTTCTAGTATGCAGTCAATAGCTATTCTTTCCAAGTCATGCAAATACAAGTGAGAAGCCATTCTGCCGTTGAATACTGTATATGGCAGTGATTAACTGATTATCCTGCAATCGACCTTTCTAGCACGGTGGATTTCTTGGTTCTGTGTTGCTAAAACGTTGAAGAGGAATTGGAGTTGAATGAGCATATTGATATGTGAAGGCTTTATCTCAGGTTAGTTAACACACATACATGTGTTAAACTGTGACTCTTTTTTTTTACATTTGACTGTATTATAAAACAAAGCTTTTAAAaatcaacacttcatcagaaattgTGCAttaaattttaagaataattaataATGAGTAAATGTATACATTTAATAATTCGGAGTTGAGAGCATACATGTCTAATAGGTTTTCACACCAATCAAAATTTGAATTAGAAAAATGGCTTGAGTTACTCAAATATACTGTCTAATTTATATGTAAAACAATGCATGACTTCACCCTTATATAGCTTCAAAATGATCTAAAACAAGGCTCTAACAAACACCATTCGTTTTCTTCTTGTTCATCACAAATTTCTTCCAAGCCGTACTGACTTCCCTTTGAGTTTCGAGAACACTCTTCTTAGCAATCGTTACTTGGCCAGCGTCATTTGCTTCTTCTTCTCCACTAACTGTTACGGTGCTGGTACTGACTACCCTTGCAGGAACCAGATCCAGCTCGTGGATAACCTTGGTGATATCAATAACAAGACGCTCTGCAAAGGTACGCGAAAAGTCCTCCCTGATCACAACGCGGAGCACTGTCACGTGTTCTGCATCTGGTGGCATGGTGTATGCTGGCACTATCCAACCAAAGCGCCTCAGCATATCAGATATTTGGAATTCGTTAAACTGGCTGTGGTCCTTCAAAGTGAAGGCCACTAATGGCACGCCTTCGTCTTTGGATACAATGTCAAACCGACCCGTTTTTTCCAGTCCATCCTTAAGTACCATCATGTTGTCTCTACAATTTTCCATCACATTTCTATATCCCTACAAACCCAATTTAACACAGAAGTCATCAGTTATATACAAGATTATGTAATTATAAAAAGATGACCTGATGCTGTAAAGTTCTTCTGACTCAGGTCATCTATGGTTTTTCataaacacttgtatgaaaaAGGCTTATGCTATAAGAGCATAGTACTTGTGAGTTTACAAATAGCTTACATGTAGAGTATAGCAACaaagaggagtgctagcaacactctcttttgaacactctctcaaacactcattttcttattggttgaaacatgtgtgggcccctcattttgaaaataggtcccacataaagtagtaggacccacacatgttttaaccaataagaaagtgagtgtttgagagagtgttcaaaagagagtgttgctagcatttctctAGCAACAAATTGATTGCTAGAGTTTGTTACTTTCATTGTGTCTTATTTACCTCATAACCCAAACGAATCAATTGGTAGTACTGAGCAATAACTTGGCTAGAACCTGCATCGGttagtttatgaaagaaatcagtACGATCAAGTAAAAGTCAATAAATAGCACTAGAAAACAGCATGGCCGTCTTTGAGGGCATGCAAGGCGGACTTCCGCACAGGGTCCAAAATTTAACCGTAGCGAATTAGGGACTCTAAATAATGTTTGTCACAAAATTTAAGTTGTGGTTAAATAGACCCTCTACTTTTTTCATGGTTAAACTGCGATTAATCTACACGGTCTCCAAAAACTTGGGACGTGGAAAACAGTAGGAGTAATTCAAACTGTCATTTGTGTGTTTACCTTTGGAGAAATTGAGAGTAAAGGTGGGTTGGTCAGCTCCAAGGTAGTTAATATGAAAGATGAGTTCATCAGGAAGGTCTTCTTTGCTTCTCCAGATAACCCAACCAATACCAGCATAGACTAGACCATATTTGTGTCCACTAACATTAATACTCTTCACTAGTGGTAAACGAAAGTCCCACTCAAGTTCTGGATATAGAAATGGTGCAATGAATCCACCACTGGCTGCATCCACATGGATTGGAGTGTCCCAACTACCAGAGAATTTCACATGTCAATTCAAGTCTAAGTTTTAAATTTGGTATGCAAAATAAGAAGCATTTATGCCTCTTTTATTCTGTCCAACGAATTCCATGCAGTAATTGCGTCACACATTTATGGATCTCGACTGTCCGATAAAATCGATGGTCGAGATTGCTTAAGCCTCATTTATTACTACAAGGAATCCGGATCCTACAAAGAGTGAGAGAGGTACCCGGTTTCGTTATTTTTTTCTAATAGGAGATCATTTAAGCGTTTGACATCTTCGAACTCTCCGTTTAGTGTGGAACCAAGAATAGCGGCGACGCAAATGGTGTTCTCGTCCACCATTTCCACAGCTTTTTCAGGATCCATTACATAGTATCCTTCACTCAGCTTCACCTCTTTCAGTTCAACCTCAAAGTACCTCGCGAATTTCTCCCAGCAAACCTTCAGGCCAACACGATCAAACTCGATTAACGACTCATTTATAAAAATTAGTGCTCAAAGGATGCTCTTGTACAACAATTGGCAGAACAAAACATGTGGTAGAGACCTGAACATTGGCACCAGTGACAATGTTGGGATGGTCACAAGACTTCCCTTCAGCTTTCATTCTGTTTTGCCACTTCCTCTTGAATGCCAAACCTGCTAACATTATGGCCTCTGATGAACCAACAGTGCCAACGCCAACTGCAGGTTCTGACTCTTCAAGTGGTGCATTGAAAAGATGAGCtatcatgttaacacaacggtTCTGCATGGTAATGTgtcatttcaaattcaaaatagttATAAActcaatattttgaaattttcaataacttcaattttctATGAAACACTTAAACCAGACAATCAAACACGCCACTGACACGAACACAGACACACCATTTTTCAGAAGACTCTGTTATGTCAAATTTTAATAGCTTGAGGGTTTATTAGAATAGTAGAAAATTTTGGATATACTAGCTAGTACAATGTTAGTAATAATTTGTTGTGTAAAGATTAAGTTACTTGTCAAGACCCACATGCATGACAACTTGGAGTTTCTTCTTTTAGCAGCACATGGATTCATATTTGACCTTATTTGTTTTTTATAGATAGAGAAGAGTGTGATGTTAACTTTTGTATTCCTCTCATTGGTTAAAAAGTTTAATTACTTTATATTTGTAGAGGTAGAGATTTTCCTTCACTTATTTGAtatcataatattattattattttcagagAGTTATCATGCATGTGGGAGACTCAGAAAAATTTGGGAATGAGGTGGATAGGGTTGGATTTTTGCCAAATTCTGTTGTAAAAAAGACAAATTAAGTTTGTTTTTATACTTTCAACTTTCAAGGATGAAAAATAAATTACACTGGAAAAATGTTGAAAGTGGGAATATAGTAGCTATGGagaaaatatattcaaaaaaattcacaatatagtttttttatttgAGTCAATAAGAATAGAACATTAAAGGATTCATAAAAGATCTAGAACAATAAACTTCTTAGGCAATCCACAACAATAACTTCATTAtgaaaaatttaaaactatttacAATATTAAGGATGTGGATCTTTAATGTTGTAAAAATGATCTACAACTTAATGTGAAATCTCTATTGTTAAGTTTAATGTTGGGGATATTAATGAAATGCTTAAATGTTGAAGTTTCGactccaatttttttaaaacatgttGAAGTTATTATTCTGAATGttggagtaaatatatatatttgtcgTTGAATATTTACATTAAAGGgcaatgctaaccagtgccccgGGGGCACTGGTTAAGGATCATTAATTACGTGATAgattcattaatatttttaaaaagagaGTTTATTAATAgtgttatttaagaaaaaaaaattgaaaattttaaaaccataaagaaaaaatataagacgttacaatttttttcattttcatttattaCCTATTATTGTTTTTTCATATTTCATTTTCAATAGCAACTactttttaatttaatgtttttttcttaaatttatcaaaacatttaaatatttaaattgaatataaaaattttttattaaaaaattcaatattttattgttaatttttaaagaatttttaatatttttttagtttattttgtttataataaatcATGTTCTTgtattaaaatgataataatattgaaatgAAGTTATGAAATTCAAATTTCGAATTTTATTTGGTTCAAGCATATAAATTAGGTAGTAAATAAAAGAGAGAGTGAATAAGTTAATTTAGTAattaaatatatgtaattttcatttattACAAAAAGAATAAAACTTGATTAATtgtcatttatttttaaaaagggaaatgctaacaagtgtcccaggggcactctttaatagcttttaaaaaTGTGGAATTTAATTATCTGTTTTGGATACTCGTTGCTAAGTCAGTGCACACGTAAATATAAACCAATAATTTTTCCCAGAGTTTCATATATAGAGGTTAATTGTCCCAAAAAActctcaattttttttgtttgactaATTCTGAATAATTAAATGAAATTTCTTCACTCAAAGAATAGTTTAGCATTAAACATTCCAATTAGTCAAATTTAATAAACTAATCGATCGGAGACAATATGATGTATTTTGAAAGCAGACAAACCACATAAGTACA includes these proteins:
- the LOC131620895 gene encoding glutamate decarboxylase 1-like gives rise to the protein MVISETATHMDASVHSTFASRYVRTSLPRFKMGNHSIPKEAAYQIINDELMLDGNPRLNLASFVTTWMEPECDKLIMASINKNYVDMDEYPVTTELQNRCVNMIAHLFNAPLEESEPAVGVGTVGSSEAIMLAGLAFKRKWQNRMKAEGKSCDHPNIVTGANVQVCWEKFARYFEVELKEVKLSEGYYVMDPEKAVEMVDENTICVAAILGSTLNGEFEDVKRLNDLLLEKNNETGWDTPIHVDAASGGFIAPFLYPELEWDFRLPLVKSINVSGHKYGLVYAGIGWVIWRSKEDLPDELIFHINYLGADQPTFTLNFSKGSSQVIAQYYQLIRLGYEGYRNVMENCRDNMMVLKDGLEKTGRFDIVSKDEGVPLVAFTLKDHSQFNEFQISDMLRRFGWIVPAYTMPPDAEHVTVLRVVIREDFSRTFAERLVIDITKVIHELDLVPARVVSTSTVTVSGEEEANDAGQVTIAKKSVLETQREVSTAWKKFVMNKKKTNGVC